The Tistrella mobilis genome window below encodes:
- a CDS encoding sigma-54-dependent transcriptional regulator, whose protein sequence is MPSDILIVDDEDDIRHLVAELLRDEGYTARTARNSDEALAEVAARLPDMVLLDIWLDGSRLDGMGILSEIVRDHPGLPVVMFSGHGTIETAVTAIREGAYDFIEKPFKSDRLLLVVRNAIEHAKLRREVADLKKRTGGDAELIGTSAAVRQLRHTIERVAPTNSRVLVTGPAGAGKEVAARRIHTQSRRADAPFVVLNCAIMTPDRVEAELFGAEPGALGPDTPRKLGLFEQAHSGTLFLDEVSDLPMETQGKVVRALHEQRFTRLGGERPIEVDVRVVAATNRDLASEIQSGRFREDLFYRLNVVPLKVPSLKERRDDIPELARHFMARAAAMSGLPPRSLGADALAVLQAGEWPGNVRQLRNVIEWLLIMAPGDAQTEIRAEMLPPELGAGAPALVNPSEDGEIMGLPLRDAREVFERNYLKAQVARFNGNVSRTASFVGMERSALHRKLKSLGINTSS, encoded by the coding sequence ATGCCATCGGACATTCTGATCGTCGATGACGAAGACGACATCCGGCACCTTGTCGCTGAACTGCTCCGCGACGAGGGCTACACCGCCCGGACGGCGCGCAACAGCGACGAGGCGCTGGCCGAGGTCGCGGCCCGGCTGCCCGATATGGTGCTGCTCGACATCTGGCTCGATGGCAGCCGGCTCGACGGTATGGGCATTCTGTCCGAGATCGTACGTGATCATCCCGGCCTGCCGGTGGTGATGTTCAGCGGTCATGGCACCATCGAGACGGCGGTCACCGCCATCCGCGAAGGTGCCTATGATTTTATCGAGAAACCCTTCAAATCAGACCGTCTGCTGCTGGTGGTGCGCAACGCCATCGAACATGCCAAGCTGCGCCGCGAGGTTGCCGACCTTAAGAAGCGTACCGGCGGTGACGCCGAGCTGATCGGCACATCGGCAGCGGTGCGTCAGCTGCGGCACACGATCGAGCGGGTCGCGCCGACCAACAGTCGCGTGCTCGTGACCGGTCCCGCCGGCGCCGGCAAGGAAGTGGCGGCCCGGCGGATCCATACGCAGTCGCGCCGTGCCGATGCTCCGTTCGTGGTGCTGAACTGCGCCATCATGACGCCCGATCGGGTGGAGGCGGAGCTGTTCGGTGCGGAGCCGGGTGCGCTCGGCCCCGACACGCCGCGTAAGCTCGGGCTGTTCGAGCAGGCACATTCCGGCACGCTGTTCCTGGACGAGGTTTCGGACCTGCCGATGGAAACCCAGGGCAAGGTGGTGCGCGCCCTGCATGAACAGCGCTTCACCCGGCTTGGCGGTGAGCGGCCGATCGAGGTGGATGTGCGGGTGGTGGCTGCCACCAACCGCGATCTGGCGAGCGAGATCCAGTCCGGCCGTTTCCGTGAAGATCTGTTCTATCGGCTGAACGTCGTGCCGCTCAAGGTGCCAAGCCTGAAAGAGCGTCGCGACGACATCCCGGAGCTGGCACGTCACTTCATGGCGCGGGCTGCCGCGATGTCAGGGCTGCCGCCGCGCAGTCTGGGCGCCGATGCGCTGGCCGTGCTTCAGGCCGGGGAATGGCCGGGCAATGTCCGTCAGCTGCGTAACGTCATCGAGTGGCTGCTGATCATGGCGCCGGGTGATGCCCAGACCGAGATCCGTGCCGAAATGCTGCCGCCGGAGCTGGGAGCGGGGGCGCCTGCCCTGGTCAATCCCTCGGAGGACGGCGAGATCATGGGCCTGCCGCTGCGCGATGCGCGCGAGGTGTTCGAGCGCAATTACCTGAAGGCCCAGGTCGCCCGTTTCAACGGCAACGTGTCGCGGACGGCGAGCTTTGTGGGTATGGAACGCTCGGCGTTGCACCGCAAGCTCAAGAGCCTCGGCATCAATACTTCATCGTAA